A segment of the Allosaccharopolyspora coralli genome:
CACCCGCCGCCGAGGAGCCATCCGGTGCCGCGTTCGGCGGCGTGCTCGATCCGCCGCAAGCACCCCGGCGCGCTGTCCGTGGCCGAAAGGTCGCAGCGCAACCGTTCCAGGCCGCCGTAGAGAGGATGGACGTGCGCGTCGTGGAACCCGGGCAGGAGCAGCCGTCCGTCGAGATCGACGATCTCGGTGAGCGGACCGATGGTGTCCTCGACGGCGGCGGAGCCGAGCGCCACGATGCGTCCGTTCCGGACCGCACAGGCGTCCGTCGTGGAGCGCACGGCGTCCATTGTGGCCACTGGGCCGCCCACGAAGACCTTCTCGGCCCGGTCTCCCTCGTCCATCGGTGACCTCATCCGCCCCGGCTCCCGTTCGCGCGCCGACACCGACCGTATGCCCGCTCCGGGATCAGTACCGCTCGCGCTCCAGCGCCCGTTCGCCTGAGTTGTCCCGGCCCGTCTGGGCCTGGTGCGGTGCGGGGCCGTTGTGCGACGGGTCCGTCGGGGGTGCGAGCCAGGCGGGCGTGTTCTGCACCGCGCGCGGGAACCGGCGCAGCTCGTCGTGGTACTGATCCGGAGTCGGCGGGTGGGTCCACGCGGGTTCGAGCTCGCCGTTGAAGTCGACGCTGTAGCTTCCCGGCCGTCGCAGGCGGTAGGCGGCGCTGACCCAGGTGCCCCGTTCCGGGCGATACATCCCGTCGCGCAGGCGAGTGAACAGTGCCTCCGAGTCCGGGGGAGCGGCCAGTGGAACGGTGACACCGTTCGCGGTGATCAACAGGGCGGCGCTTTCGACATGGGTGCCGAGTGCGCGGTACTCGAGCAGGGCCTCGTTCCAGCGGGGCGGCAGCGATCCGGCGAGGCTGCGGCCGATCTGCTGGATCAACCGTTGTTGCTCGGTCTCCTCGAGCGCCGCCCGCGGGGGCTCCGGTGCGGTCATGGCTGCATCCTCGCAGGTTCAGACCCGACGGTCGGTGGGTTTCGGCAGAAAGATCGCCGACAGGCGAGTGATCGTCGACAAGCCGTCCGGCGCGCGCCGTGCAGCGACACCCCAAAGGGCAATGAAAAGCCATGTGACCTGCGGAAACATAAATCTGTCACGGTTGGGTCGCCTGATTGTTGACAATAAATCACGACGCGTCTTACCTTCGAGTCATCGCCAGCCGACCGGGAGGTGACCATGCGTCGAGTGACCGTGCAAGGCCCTCAACGTCAGGTCCGCTGGCTGTCTTCTTCTTCTCTCTGGCTGCGACATTCGTGACACACATCGGGGTATGCCCCGATGTGTACCGCTGAGCAGCGTGCGGCCGATTCAGCCAGTTTCGCCCGAGAACGCCTGACTCACTTCCTTCGATCTCGGTCCAGTCCCGCTCGCCCACTGCCTCGTGGCGGTGGCGAGCCCTCTTCTCTTCAGAACACGGTGGGTGCAGCCGCTGCTGCGCCCACCGGACGCTCCGCACCCGGAAGGAGGTACGGCCGGTGGCATTCGTGGACGGCGACCCGCTGATGAGGGTGACGTGGAACGACCCGGTGACGGGTCGACGTGGATACCTGGTCGTGCACAGCCTTGTGTCCGGTCTCGCCACGGGCGGGACACGGATGCGGGCCGGCTGCACGTTGGCCGAGGTCGAGGACCTGGCACGCGGTATGGCACGCAAGACCGCCGTGTTCGACCTCCCCGTGGGTGGTGCGAAGGGCGGTATCGACTGCGACCCGAAGTCGCCGGAGGCGCACGGCGTCCTGCGGCGGTTCGTCGAGGCGATGCGTCCCTGGATCGACGCGCACTGGGTCACAGCCGAGGATCTCGGGGTGCCGCAGCAGCTCATCGACGAGGTCTTCGAGGAGACCGGGCTCGAGCAGTCGTACCACGCGGCGATTCGCCGGGCTCCGGACGTCGAGCACACGCTGCGCCGGGTGCGGGCCGGGCTCAACGCCCCGGTGCCGGGCGGTCTGCTGCTGGGGGACGTGGTCGGTGGCTACGGCGTCGCGCAGTCCTGCCTCGGTGTCGTGCACGCCCGGGCGTGGGAACCGGCGCAGACGACGGTCGCCGTGCAGGGCGTCGGCACCATGGGCGGCGGCGCCGCCTGGTACCTGCACCAGGCGGGACTCAAGATCGTGACCGTGGCGGACGCCGTCGGCGCGGTGCACCACCCGGACGGCCTCGACGTTCCGGCGTTGCTGGATTCCCGGGACCGCTACGGGGAGATCGACCGCACTCTGCTGCCCGACGACGTCGTACAACTGCCGCGGGACGCGGTCCTCACGACCGAGGTCGACGTCCTCATCCCGGCAGCGGTGTCGTACGCGATCACGCCGGACCGGGTCGGCGACATCAACGCCGGCGTCGTCATCGAGGCGGCGAACACCCCGGTGACTGAGGAGGCCGAGCACCTGTTGGCGGCCAAGGGGATTCCGGTGATCCCGGACTTCGTCGCCAACGCGGGTGCCGTGGCGTGGGCGTGGTGGTTGTTACTCGGCCGCGTCGACGCCGATCCCGTGTTGTCGTTCAGCGTCCTGCGCGAGGAGATGCTCGCGAAGATCCCGCCGCTGATGGCTGCATGGGACGCGGACGGGACCACGCCCCGAGTGGCCGCGCTGAACCTGGCGGACCGGCAGACCGAACGTGCTCGTGCCGCCGAGGCCGAAGGGCGGGTGCTGGCGAGCATTCCGTGACGTCCTGGAGGCGGAGGTGCCGTCGTGGAGGGTGCGTCGACCGTTCGTCGGTCGGCGCACCTGGCGTGTCGGCGACACCCGGTGAACAGGCACGGGAGAGACCACGACTTCGGGTGATTGTCATGTGACAACCCCGTGACGGGGTGCTAGCGTAGCCGCAGTTGCAGTTTTGGTTCCCCAAGAAGTACTTGAGAGTGCCTGCGAGCCCGTATGTGACGCAGGCACTTTGCTGTGCCGAGGCCATTCGCGGCCAGGGCGATCATCTCCGCGACGTGGGGTTGGCGAAGTGTCGACCCCGAGCCATGAGAAGTAGGAGACAGAAGAATGGCTACCGGTACCGTCAAGTGGTTCAACGCTGAAAAGGGTTTCGGGTTCATCACCCCGGACGGGGGCGGCGCTGACGTGTTCGCCCACTACTCGGCGATTGACGCCACTGGGTTCCGCACGCTGGACGAGAACCAGCGCGTGGAGTTCGAGATCGCTCAGGGCCCGAAGGGCCCGCAGGCCGCGCAGATCCGCTCGATCTGATTCAGCCTGAGACAACAGAACGCCCACACCGGATCTTCGGTGTGGGCGTTCTGCTGTTCGGGGAGAGCGCGGCGGAGGGACAGTAGCTCACTCCCCGTGATTCACCCGAAACGACCACAATCGCCGCGGGTAGGCTTCCGTGGCTGTTGTTGTCCATCGTTGCTGCGAGGTTCGGGTGCCGCTGCGGGTTTTCGTCGCCGGTGCGACCGGCGTGGTCGGAAGGCACCTTCTGCCGGAGTTGCGCAGAGCCGGTCACCACGTGACTGCGCTCGCCCGGCGGGAGGACACCGCCGCAGGCCTGCGCGGTGTCGACGGGGTCGTGGTGGCGGACATGATGGATCCGGGCGCCCTGCGCCGTGTCGTCACCGAAGCGGCCCCCGACGTGGTCGTGCACCAGGCTTCCGCATTCAGTGACACGGACGCCAACGCCGGTATGCAGCGCACCGCCCGGCTCCGGGAGACCGGCAGCCGCCACCTCGTCGAGGCGGCGATCGAAGCAGGTGCCCGGCGCGTCGTCGTGCAGAGCATGGCCGACGCCTACGTCCCGAACGGTCACGACGTCCTCGACGAGGAAGCGCCACTGTGGACGGAGGCACCGGGCTACTGGGGTGAACTCGTGCGATCCGTCGCCGCGATGGAGGAAACGGTCCTCACGCACGCGGAGATCGACGGGGTCGCCCTGCGGTACGGCGCGCTCTACGGTCCGGGTACCGAGTACGCCTCGGACGGCTCGATGCATCGGCGCGTGTGCGGCAGCGCGCTGCCGCTCGTCGAGGACGGCATCGGCTTGATGTCGTTCACCCACGTCGACGACGCGGCAGGCGCGGTGCTCGAGGTCCTGGACGGTGTCGAACCGGGCGCCTACAACGTCGTCGACAACGAACCGGCCGAATCGTCGGAATGGTTGCCGACCTACGCACGGATGGGTGGTGGTCCGGCGCCGCTGACGTTGACACCGGAGCAGGCGCGGGCGCAGCTCGACTGGCTCACCGTGCACCAGCTGACTGAGCAGCGCGGAGCGACCAACTTCCGGTTCCGGGAGACCGCAGGCTGGCGCCCGGTCTGGCCGAGCTGGCGCGAGGGATTCGCCGCGTTGTTCGACCTCTGGCCGGGCTGAGTCTGAGAACTCCCGTCAGAAGGTCTCGTTCGGTGGGCCGGGTAGCCGTCGGGAACGCGGGCGTGGCCGTGCATCTCGATTTCACAGGTGGCGGCGTGGCGTTGAGCCAGCAGTCGCTCCTCATGCTCGGCCCGCCTGGGGGCCGTGATGACGCTGCTCCCAGGCCGACTTGTCCACGAGGTACACGGGGTCAGCGCCACGCCCCGTCGAGGTTGGCATCGGAGAGGTCGAAGTCGACGGCGCGGAAGGCAGCAAGGGACTCACGGGTCTGTCGTTCTTCGACAATGTGACGTAGCGCGGCGTCGATCGTTTCGCTCGGGCTCTCGGTGCCCAGCTCAGCGGCGGCCAGGTCCTGATGCTACCGCGGTGCCTCATGTGGCTACATCGCTCCGGCGTAGTGGCGGGCAGGTAAGAGGCGACATGCGACCGCCGGGATGCCTCTCCCGGGTTGGCAAGCCACTGCGGACTTGCCTCACGTGTAGCGGGACGAACCACTGATGCTCAGCCGAGGAACGGTACGTGCCGGACGAGTTCCGGTGCACCCGCGACGATGAGGAAGTGCGCGGTTCGGCCGACGAAGCTCACCGCGAGCCAGCTCAGGAAACGTAATCCCGCCGCGCCCGCGACGAAGCACATCAGCGTGAACGGCGGCAGGCCCGTGACCGCACCGCAGAACAGCACGGCCAGCCCCCACCAGGGGCGCTGCTCGGTCGCGGTGTGGATGCGTTCCATCCAGGTCGCGATCCGACTTCCTGCTGGGGCCCGGACGCGCTTACCGAGGCGTGAGCCGAGGGTGAAACTGCCCTGACCGGCGAAGAAGAACAGCGACTTCGTCGCGAGCTGGCCGACGGTGGCGGCGAGCGCGAGCGCCCACCACGACGCTGTCTCCACGGTGGCGACCACGCCGATGAGGTACAGCTCGATGTTGACCACGGGAAACACGCTGCCGAGGGCCGCCGTTCCCAGGGTGGCGAGCAGCCAGCCGATCATCCAGACCCGCCCGGTGTGCGGCGCTGCACGGGGGGGTGGGTTGTGGTCATCGGGTGCTCACTCGAGAAGAGGGGTCGGCGCTCACCGGCGGCGCTGTCCGAGCACCGAGGCGACCGCCGAGCCTACCGGTGCGGCTCGCGCGTCTTCGGTCACCGTCGCGTCGCGCGCACCCGGAGAAACGGCACTCCCGTCGCTCGCCGCCGACGCCAGCCAGTTGCCAGCGAGTTCGCGGCTAGCGAGGACGGTGCCGAGGTGCTGTCGAGCGCTATCCGGCGCCCACGGTCGGCTCAGGCGCGCAGGGTGGCGCGCAGCGTGTCCAGGATGTCCGGATCCTCGATCGTCGAGGGCACGACGGTGTCACCGCTGTCGGCGATTTCGCGCATCGACTTGCGCAGGATCTTGCCCGAACGCGTCTTCGGCAGCCCCGCGACGACGTCCACCCGGTTCAGCGCGGCGACCGGGCCGATCTGGTCGCGGACCGCGGCCACGAGTTCGTCCTGCAGTACGTCCGGGTCGGTGTCGACCCCGGACTTGAGGACGACGAATCCGCGCGGAACCTGTCCCTTCAGTTCGTCGTGGACACCGATCACCGCACACTCCGCGACCGCAGGGTGCCCGGCCAGTACCGCCTCCATCGAGCCCGTGGACAACCGGTGCCCGGCGACGTTGATCACGTCGTCGGTGCGACCCATGACGAACAGGTAGCCATCCTCGTCGAGGTGGCCGCTGTCCCCGGTGCGGTAATAGCCGGGATACCGCGACAGGTACGACTCGCGGAACCGCTCGTCGTCACCCCACAACGTCGTCAGGTTCCCCGGCGGCAGCGGCAGTTTCAGGCAGATGGCGCCCTCGTGGCCCGCCGCGACCGGGTGTCCTGACTGGTCGAGGACCTCCACCTGGTACCCGGGGGCGGGCACGGTCGGGGAGCCGGGTTTCACCGGCATCGGCTCCAGGCCTCGCAGGTTCGCGCAGATCGGCCACCCTGTCTCGGTCTGCCACCAGTGGTCGATCACCGGGATCCGCAGCGTGTCGACCGCCCACTGGTAGGTCTCCGGGTCCAGTCGCTCGCCCGCCAGGAACAGCGTCTGCAGGCTCGACACGTCGTGGTCGGCGAGTTTGGTGGCGTCCGGGTCCACACGCTTGATCGCGCGGAACGCCGTCGGCGCCGTGAACAGCGACTTGACTCCGTGATCGGCCGCCACGCGCCAGAACGCGCCCGCGTCCGGAGTGCCGACCGGTTTGCCCTCGTACATCACGGTCGTGGCTCCGGCCAGCAACGGCGCGTAGACGATGTAGGAGTGCCCGACCACCCATCCGACGTCGGAGGCGGTCCAGAACACGTCGCCGGGGCCGATGTCGTAGATGTTGCCGATCGACCAGCGCAAGGCCACCGCGTGTCCGCCGTTGTCGCGGACCACGCCTTTGGGCTTGCCGGTGGTACCGGAGGTGTAGAGCACGTACAGCGGGTGGGTGGCCGCCACCGGCACGCACTCCGCCGCTTTCGCGGTCTCCATGGCGGTGGCCCAGTCGACGTCACCGGGCCCGAGTTCGGCGACCGCTTGATCGCGCTGCAGCACGATCACCCCTTGCGGCTGGTGGGTCGACAGCCGCAGCGCCTCGTCGACGATCGGCTTGTACTCGACGACCCGGTTCGGTTCGAGCCCGCAGGAGGCGGCGACCACCGCGACCGGCTCGGCGTCGTCGATGCGTGCGGCGAGCTCCTTGGGTGCGAACCCGCCGAAGACGACGGAGTGGATCGCGCCGATCCGCGCGCACCCGAGCATCGCCACCACCGCCTCGGGCACCATCGGCATGTAGATCACGACGCGGTCGCCGGTCGAGACGCCCTGGTCCCGCAGCACTCCGGCGAACCGTGCGACTCGATCCTGCAGCTGCCGGTACGTCCAGCGTTGCACCGACCCGGTCATCGCCGAGTCCCAGATCAGGGCCTCCTGCTCGCCGCGTCCGTCCCGGACGTGTCGGTCGACGGCGTTGAAGCACGTGTTCAGCATTCCGTCCGGGAACCAGCGGTAGAACGGTGCGTCCGAGTCGTCCAGGGCGCGGGTGGGCGTTCGATCCCAGTCGAGCGCTTCCGCCGCGGCGAGCCAGAAGCCTTCGCGGTCGTCGATGCTGCGCCGATACTGCTCGGCGTACGTGCTCATCGGCGTTCGCCCTTTCCGTAGCGGTGTCGAACCTCGGCCCACCCTGGCCCATTCCGATCTTCGGCGCCAGAGTTGTGCGGGCTGAGAACGAAGACTTTTCTCGGTCCTGCCGAGAATGCGTCGATGCGGACTCGAACGGATCTCGGCGGTTCGATTTTGGTGCGACGCGACGGGTGGCACTCGGGTCCGTTGCCGCGGGGTCTGTGAGGGCGTTGACGTGGCATTCTGCGACGAGCGGTCGAGATCGTTCGGTCCGGCGGATCGGTCCCGGGCTGGTTTTCGAGTAATCCGGCGCGCGATCTTCGCCTTCCGGCGACGCACTGTCTCGGAAACAAGACAATGTCGATGAGCTGTTCCACAATCATCGCAGTGGGTTAACGCTGTGGGTGGACGTGCCGACAAGCGGGAACGGGAGGTGCATCCACGATGACGATCGGAACGAGCGCGAGTACGAGCGGTCCGGCGGCGGAGGAGCGTGCCGACGGGGAGTGCGACGAACGCGAGCCGTTGCCGACCGCGCCGAGCAGCGTGGTCTGGAGCGGCGGACACGCCTACGTACTCGAAGGAGTAGGCGGCCGCTCGATGTGGGCGGGTGTCGACGACCGGGGCCGCCCGCGTTTCCTCACCGACGCCGACTTGCGTCGCCGAGGCTGGAGCCACACCCGCGCCTGAGGGCTCCCGGTGTGGCCCGCGTGGTCGACGCCACGCGGGCGCCCTGCAGCCGTTCACCAGCGCGTTGACGACCGTGTGGCAGGCTGAGAGCGGCGGGTGCCGACGCAGTGCCCGCGTGAGCAGCGGGCCGGTGTCGGCGAGCAGGGGAGGATCGTGGTGCAGGACGCGGAAGGCGCCACGACGGGTTCCCGATCCGGGGCGGAACCGCCGAAACCCGACGCACCGGGACTCGACGGGATCAAGCAAGCCGCCGCAGGGGTGTGGAGCGACCCGTGGTGGACGGTCCCGAACCTGCTGAGCGTCATCCGGCTCGCGGGTGTTCCCCTGTTCTTGTGGTTGCTGCTCGGGCCTCAGAACGACTTGCTCGCATTGCTGGTCCTCGTCGTCAGCGGGGTCACCGACTGGCTCGACGGCAAGCTCGCCCGCTGGCTGGACCAGTACAGTCGCGTCGGCGAGCTGCTCGATCCCGCCGCCGACCGGCTCTACATCATCGCCACTCTCGTCGCGTTCGTCCTGCGGGACGTCGTGCCCTGGTGGGTGGCCGCCGTGCTCATCGGGCGGGACGTGGTCCTCACCCTGTGCCTGCCCGTCCTCCGGTTCCACGGCTACGAGCCGCCGGAGGTGCACTACCTCGGCAAAGCCGCCACCTTCTGCCTCATGTACGCGTTTCCACTGCTGCTGCTCGTCGAGGCCGACTTCGTCGGTGACGAAGTGGTACGCCCCATCGCCTACGCGCTGACCTGCTGGGGCGGCGTGCTCTACGTGTGGGCGGGGTTGCTCTACCTGGTTCAGGTCGCCGCGGCCGTCCGCGTCTCACGTCGAGGAGTCCCCGGCTGAGGTGGTCCGCGATCGGGTGCCTTGCGGCGGTCCGGAGACGGAAATACCCTCGCTGCGTCCGCGCGCGATCAGTTCGTGCGCAGACGCAGGAAGAACCAGGACACACCGGCCAGAGGCCGAGTGCGTCCCGACGAGGAAGGCGGAGCCGCGTGGCCCCGGAAGGCATCAGGTACACCGAGGAGCACGAGTGGGTTCTGCCCACCGGTGACGGAAAGGCGCGGATCGGCATCACCGACTACGCGCAGCAGCAGCTGGGTGACGTGGTCTACGTTCAGCTCCCCGACGTCGGTGACAGTCTCGACTCGAAGGCGACGATGGGTGAGGTCGAGTCGACCAAGAGCGTCTCGGACCTCTACGCTCCGATCGCCGGCGAGATCACCGCCGTCAACGAGCAGCTCGACGATCAGCCCGAGCTGGTGAACTCGGACCCCTACGGCGACGGCTGGATGGTGGTCCTCACTCTCGCGGACGCCTCCGCGTTGGACGAGCTCCTCGACGAGGACGGTTACCAGAACCTGATCGACCAGGGTTGATCGTCGATCTCGGCGGCGGGTGAAAACGATGTTGGGAACCGCGCGTCGAAGCCGGTGACCGGCACGGTACGTTGGGTGTATTCGCCCACGATTCATCAGCCATTCCCATCCGCAGGAGGAGAGCTCAGGTGAGCACGAACGACGGGCCCGGCGGCACCCCGCCGGAGAAGTCTCCGGAGACCACCTCGGTCTTCAGGCCCTTCCTCTCGGAGCCCGAGACCGAGAGCGCTCCGCCAGCGGAGGGGGCTGGCGCTTCCGGTGTCGACTCGCTCCCAGCCGGCTCGGCCCTGCTGGTGGTCAAGCGCGGTCCGAACGCGGGTTCGCGGTTCCTGCTGGACCGCGAGGTGACCAGCTCGGGTCGTCACCCGGACAGTGACATCTTCCTCGACGACGTCACCGTTTCGCGCAGGCACGCGGAATTCCGTCGTGAGGGCAACGACTTCGTCGTGGTGGACGTCGGCAGCCTCAACGGCACGTACGTCAACCGCGAGCCGGTGGACACCTCGGTGCTCGCCAACGGTGACGAGGTGCAGATCGGCAAGTTCCGGCTGGTGTTCCTCACCGGACCCCTGGAAGGTGGCCAGGGCCGCTGAGGCAGACGATCCGGCAACGGGGCGGCATCGTACGGTGCCGCCCCGTTGTCCATTCGTCGGTGGCCGGTTTGCCCTGTGTGGCCGCCGAAATCCCCGGCTGCGGTGCCGTCGGTGAACCCGCGTTGACGCGGGATGGGCCGGTGTATCGTGCTGGGTACTGCTCGAACGTGGAGTGGCGCGCGTTTCGGTCTGTGACGGGCGGGAACGGTGCGAGAGAACGGGTCCGATGGTGGGCGTGTCCGCGGCGTCGCGGGTAGCGTCGACGTCGTCGGTGCGCGACCCTCGACGAGGAAGTCACGCTTCGGCGCGCTGGAGGAGGCGATGTGACGATGAGCAGCGAGATGCGCGTCGTCGGCGTGCGAGTGGAACTACCAGCCAACCAGCCGATCCTGCTGCTGCGCGAGAACGAGGGTGAGCGGTACCTGCCGATCTGGATCGGATCGGTGGAGGCGACCGCCATCGCCCTCGAACAGCAGGGTGTGCGGCCTGCGCGGCCGTTGACCCACGACCTGCTCAAGGACGTCGTCGGCGCTCTCGGACGCGACCTGGAACAGGTGCGCATCACCGACCTGCAGGAAGGCACTTTCTTCGCCGAACTCGTCTTCGACGGCGACGTACGGGTCTCCGCCCGTCCGAGCGACTCGGTGGCGCTGGCGCTGCGGGTCGGGGTGCCGATTCACGCCGACGAGTCGGTGCTCGACGAGGCGGGCCTGATCATCCCGGACGAGCAGGAGGACGAGGTCGAGAAGTTCCGCGAGTTCCTCGACTCGGTCTCCCCGGAGGATTTCCGCGGCGCGGACACCTGACCTGTGCACACACGCACACACGCGCGGTCCCCGGTGCCTTCGAGGCGCCGGGGACCGCTGCATTCGGGCGGGGGCACTCGGACGGCTCTTGAGA
Coding sequences within it:
- a CDS encoding cold-shock protein codes for the protein MATGTVKWFNAEKGFGFITPDGGGADVFAHYSAIDATGFRTLDENQRVEFEIAQGPKGPQAAQIRSI
- a CDS encoding Glu/Leu/Phe/Val family dehydrogenase, coding for MRVTWNDPVTGRRGYLVVHSLVSGLATGGTRMRAGCTLAEVEDLARGMARKTAVFDLPVGGAKGGIDCDPKSPEAHGVLRRFVEAMRPWIDAHWVTAEDLGVPQQLIDEVFEETGLEQSYHAAIRRAPDVEHTLRRVRAGLNAPVPGGLLLGDVVGGYGVAQSCLGVVHARAWEPAQTTVAVQGVGTMGGGAAWYLHQAGLKIVTVADAVGAVHHPDGLDVPALLDSRDRYGEIDRTLLPDDVVQLPRDAVLTTEVDVLIPAAVSYAITPDRVGDINAGVVIEAANTPVTEEAEHLLAAKGIPVIPDFVANAGAVAWAWWLLLGRVDADPVLSFSVLREEMLAKIPPLMAAWDADGTTPRVAALNLADRQTERARAAEAEGRVLASIP
- the gcvH gene encoding glycine cleavage system protein GcvH, whose product is MAPEGIRYTEEHEWVLPTGDGKARIGITDYAQQQLGDVVYVQLPDVGDSLDSKATMGEVESTKSVSDLYAPIAGEITAVNEQLDDQPELVNSDPYGDGWMVVLTLADASALDELLDEDGYQNLIDQG
- a CDS encoding bifunctional nuclease family protein, producing the protein MSSEMRVVGVRVELPANQPILLLRENEGERYLPIWIGSVEATAIALEQQGVRPARPLTHDLLKDVVGALGRDLEQVRITDLQEGTFFAELVFDGDVRVSARPSDSVALALRVGVPIHADESVLDEAGLIIPDEQEDEVEKFREFLDSVSPEDFRGADT
- the garA gene encoding glycogen accumulation regulator GarA, with protein sequence MSTNDGPGGTPPEKSPETTSVFRPFLSEPETESAPPAEGAGASGVDSLPAGSALLVVKRGPNAGSRFLLDREVTSSGRHPDSDIFLDDVTVSRRHAEFRREGNDFVVVDVGSLNGTYVNREPVDTSVLANGDEVQIGKFRLVFLTGPLEGGQGR
- a CDS encoding NAD-dependent epimerase/dehydratase family protein produces the protein MAVVVHRCCEVRVPLRVFVAGATGVVGRHLLPELRRAGHHVTALARREDTAAGLRGVDGVVVADMMDPGALRRVVTEAAPDVVVHQASAFSDTDANAGMQRTARLRETGSRHLVEAAIEAGARRVVVQSMADAYVPNGHDVLDEEAPLWTEAPGYWGELVRSVAAMEETVLTHAEIDGVALRYGALYGPGTEYASDGSMHRRVCGSALPLVEDGIGLMSFTHVDDAAGAVLEVLDGVEPGAYNVVDNEPAESSEWLPTYARMGGGPAPLTLTPEQARAQLDWLTVHQLTEQRGATNFRFRETAGWRPVWPSWREGFAALFDLWPG
- a CDS encoding CDP-alcohol phosphatidyltransferase family protein, coding for MVQDAEGATTGSRSGAEPPKPDAPGLDGIKQAAAGVWSDPWWTVPNLLSVIRLAGVPLFLWLLLGPQNDLLALLVLVVSGVTDWLDGKLARWLDQYSRVGELLDPAADRLYIIATLVAFVLRDVVPWWVAAVLIGRDVVLTLCLPVLRFHGYEPPEVHYLGKAATFCLMYAFPLLLLVEADFVGDEVVRPIAYALTCWGGVLYVWAGLLYLVQVAAAVRVSRRGVPG
- a CDS encoding propionyl-CoA synthetase, whose protein sequence is MSTYAEQYRRSIDDREGFWLAAAEALDWDRTPTRALDDSDAPFYRWFPDGMLNTCFNAVDRHVRDGRGEQEALIWDSAMTGSVQRWTYRQLQDRVARFAGVLRDQGVSTGDRVVIYMPMVPEAVVAMLGCARIGAIHSVVFGGFAPKELAARIDDAEPVAVVAASCGLEPNRVVEYKPIVDEALRLSTHQPQGVIVLQRDQAVAELGPGDVDWATAMETAKAAECVPVAATHPLYVLYTSGTTGKPKGVVRDNGGHAVALRWSIGNIYDIGPGDVFWTASDVGWVVGHSYIVYAPLLAGATTVMYEGKPVGTPDAGAFWRVAADHGVKSLFTAPTAFRAIKRVDPDATKLADHDVSSLQTLFLAGERLDPETYQWAVDTLRIPVIDHWWQTETGWPICANLRGLEPMPVKPGSPTVPAPGYQVEVLDQSGHPVAAGHEGAICLKLPLPPGNLTTLWGDDERFRESYLSRYPGYYRTGDSGHLDEDGYLFVMGRTDDVINVAGHRLSTGSMEAVLAGHPAVAECAVIGVHDELKGQVPRGFVVLKSGVDTDPDVLQDELVAAVRDQIGPVAALNRVDVVAGLPKTRSGKILRKSMREIADSGDTVVPSTIEDPDILDTLRATLRA